The Daucus carota subsp. sativus chromosome 7, DH1 v3.0, whole genome shotgun sequence genome window below encodes:
- the LOC108196492 gene encoding zinc finger CCCH domain-containing protein 65-like has product MEGSSYQPFQRILRFGTINFSDYKDLEVPSFQNADALSQEVHNLAPKDSVNGNENVKVGPVVSKDAKHKKERYPVRPKVDDCLYFMKYGWCKFGFNCRYNHPFNQLIQVPLEYHDALIYTAAEWGQPIAAELQLPMKTLSADAKAYQQMPRPISICPLNDKGLPLRPDMEVCTFYSRCGVCKKGPACRFDHPETLAVPADGSEDSAGSEDSAGSEEAGVPAAGSQDAQGLPAQLSQLPDPTTEDEA; this is encoded by the exons ATGGAGGGAAGTAGCTACCAGCCTTTTCAGAGAATCTTGAGGTTTGGGACGATAAATTTTAGTGATTATAAAGATCTTGAAGTGCCAAGTTTCCAAAATGCCGATGCTTTGAGTCAAGAGGTTCACAATTTAGCTCCGAAAGATTCGGTGAATGGAAATGAGAATGTCAAGGTAGGTCCTGTGGTGTCGAAAGATGCGAAGCATAAGAAAGAGAGATACCCTGTAAGGCCCAAGGTGGATGATTGCCTCTATTTTATGAAATATGGTTGGTGCAAGTTCGGATTCAATTGCAGATATAACCACCCATTCAATCAGTTAATCCAG GTTCCTTTAGAATACCATGATGCTCTTATATACACAGCAGCAGAATGGGGCCAGCCTATCGCTGCAGAGCTTCAGCTGCCAATGAAAACTTTATCAGCAGATGCCAAGGCCTACCAGCAGATGCCAAGGCCTATCAGCATATGCCCTCTAAATGATAAAGGCCTGCCTTTAAGGCCT GATATGGAGGTCTGTACATTCTACAGTCGCTGCGGGGTCTGCAAGAAGGGACCAGCATGTAGATTTGACCATCCAGAAACTCTGGCGGTTCCAGCTGATGGATCAGAAGATTCTGCTGGATCAGAAGATTCTGCTGGATCAGAAGAAGCTGGGGTTCCTGCTGCTGGATCCCAAGATGCTCAGGGTCTTCCGGCTCAGTTATCCCAGCTTCCTGACCCGACCACCGAAGATGAAGCCTAA
- the LOC108193273 gene encoding probable inactive leucine-rich repeat receptor-like protein kinase At3g03770 isoform X1 — translation MITFMKLCRLLVLLCFTCSFCVLRTHQQLLSSQKQVLLQLRKQLEYPKELEFWANSTTDFCYSSSAQVNITCQNNFVTEIRIEGDKSDKARHFNGFAIRDQTLSGNFSMDSLVATLARLNSLKVLSLVSLGIWGLLPDKIHRFYALEYLDLSSNFLFGTIPSTVPRLVMLQTIILDGNYFNGTFPNWSGSNLTSLSMINNDISGKLPDLSTLANLETMNLSNNKFDSELPRLPKSLIMVSLSNNSFSGEIPKQYSQLLQLQKLDLSRNSIQGTPAAALFSLRNITYLNFASNMLSGSFPSHLSCGSELNFVDISNNKLTGRLPSCLVSGPNKKVVKYEGNCLSDNSLHQHPQTYCRVSKDANPEKKKSGRKNIGILAGVIGGICAVLVLLACCCVFLCRRSRETSEQHLLQKREDSVTKFPSAIITSGRFIYEATKLGTQGMPVHRVFTSEELKNATGNFNVSALIGEGCNGKVYKGRLENGTKVAIRCMSVSKKYTVRNLKLRLDLLAKLRHPHLACLLGNCIDDEVAHGSGANKVYLVYEFVPCGNYQAHLSAETSEKMLKWSDRLAILIGVAKAVHFLHTGLIPGFFSNRLKTHNVLLNEHQMAKLSDYGLSIVTDETDKPEVKEDPQSRKMKNLDDDVYSFGYIILESIVGPSVSAKKESFMLNDMVSLESPEGQRQVVDPNVLATCSQESLSVAISITSKCISLNSSNRPSFEDILWNLQYAAQIQANADGDHRFETMEQP, via the exons ATGATCACATTCATGAAGCTATGCAGATTGCTTGTTCTGCTGTGTTTTACTTGTAGTTTCTGTGTATTGAGAACTCATCAACAACTGCTATCTTCACAAAAACAAGTGCTTCTTCAGCTCAGGAAGCAGCTGGAGTATCCGAAAGAACTGGAGTTTTGGGCCAATAGTACCACAGATTTTTGTTACTCATCATCTGCTCAAGTGAACATTACTTGTCAGAACAATTTTGTAACTGAGATCAGAATAGAGGGTGATAAGTCAGACAAGGCAAGGCATTTTAATGGATTCGCGATACGAGATCAGACTCTATCAGGGAATTTTTCTATGGATTCTCTGGTTGCAACATTGGCTAGACTGAACAGCTTGAAAGTTCTCAGTCTGGTTTCTTTAGGCATTTGGGGTCTGCTTCCTGATAAAATTCATCGATTTTACGCTCTTGAGTACTTGGATTTGAGTTCCAATTTCCTCTTTGGTACCATTCCTTCGACTGTCCCTAGGCTTGTGATGCTCCAAACAATTATTCTAGATGGGAATTACTTCAATGGGACTTTTCCGAATTGGTCTGGTTCAAATTTAACCAGCCTGAGCATGATCAACAATGACATTTCTGGTAAATTGCCTGATTTGAGTACTTTAGCGAATCTTGAAACGATGAATTTGAGTAATAACAAGTTTGATTCAGAACTTCCAAGGTTGCCAAAGAGTTTAATTATGGTTTCATTGAGCAACAATTCTTTCTCTGGTGAGATTCCTAAGCAGTATAGCCAGCTCCTTCAACTTCAGAAACTTGATTTGTCACGCAATTCTATCCAAGGAACACCTGCTGCCGCCCTTTTTTCTCTACGCAACATCACCTACTTGAATTTTGCATCAAACATGTTGAGTGGATCATTTCCAAGTCACTTGAGCTGCGGGAGTGAGCTTAATTTTGTTGACATCTCCAACAACAAATTGACAGGTCGGTTGCCTTCGTGTTTAGTCTCTGGACCAAACAAGAAAGTTGTCAAGTATGAAGGGAATTGCCTATCGGATAATTCATTGCATCAACATCCACAAACTTATTGCAGAGTCAGCAAAGATGCTAACcctgagaaaaaaaaatctggAAGAAAGAATATCGGAATCCTAGCTGGTGTAATTGGAGGAATTTGTGCGGTTCTTGTGCTTCTAGCTTGTTGTTGCGTTTTTCTCTGTCGAAGGTCTAGAGAAACATCAGAGCAACATTTATTGCAAAAACGAGAGGACTCTGTCACAAAGTTCCCTTCAGCAATCATAACAAGTGGAA GGTTCATATACGAGGCAACGAAACTAGGCACTCAAGGGATGCCGGTACACAGAGTGTTTACTTCCGAAGAATTAAAGAATGCCACAGGCAACTTCAACGTGTCTGCCTTGATCGGTGAAGGTTGCAATGGCAAG GTTTACAAAGGAAGATTGGAGAATGGTACTAAAGTGGCAATACGATGTATGTCTGTCTCCAAGAAATATACAGTCCGAAATCTTAAGCTCAGATTGGATCTGCTTGCAAAGCTTCGCCATCCACACCTGGCTTGCCTTTTGGGGAACTGCATCGATGATGAAGTTGCACATGGTTCTGGAGCAAACAAAGTCTATCTTGTATATGAGTTTGTACCCTGTGGCAATTACCAGGCACATCTCTCTG CAGAAACTTCAGAAAAGATGCTCAAATGGTCAGACAGACTGGCAATTCTAATTGGTGTAGCCAAGGCTGTTCACTTTCTGCATACTGGACTCATCCCCGGGTTCTTCAGCAATCGACTGAAAACACATAATGTCCTGTTGAATGAGCACCAAATGGCGAAGCTGAGTGATTACGGGCTGTCAATAGTAACAGACGAAACTGATAAACCTGAG GTAAAAGAGGATCCACAATCGcg AAAGATGAAGAACCTAGACGATGATGTTTACAGCTTTGGATATATAATACTTGAGTCGATTGTAGGACCTTCAGTTTCTGCAAAAAAGGAGTCGTTTATGCTGAATGACATG GTGTCATTGGAGAGCCCTGAGGGGCAGAGACAGGTCGTGGATCCAAATGTTCTAGCAACCTGCTCACAAGAATCCTTATCAGTTGCGATCTCGATTACCAGCAAGTGCATTTCTCTCAACTCCTCGAACCGTCCATCTTTCGAGGATATCCTCTGGAATTTACAGTATGCAGCTCAAATTCAGGCTAATGCTGATGGTGACCACAGATTTGAGACAATGGAACAACCATAA
- the LOC108193273 gene encoding probable inactive leucine-rich repeat receptor-like protein kinase At3g03770 isoform X2 → MITFMKLCRLLVLLCFTCSFCVLRTHQQLLSSQKQVLLQLRKQLEYPKELEFWANSTTDFCYSSSAQVNITCQNNFVTEIRIEGDKSDKARHFNGFAIRDQTLSGNFSMDSLVATLARLNSLKVLSLVSLGIWGLLPDKIHRFYALEYLDLSSNFLFGTIPSTVPRLVMLQTIILDGNYFNGTFPNWSGSNLTSLSMINNDISGKLPDLSTLANLETMNLSNNKFDSELPRLPKSLIMVSLSNNSFSGEIPKQYSQLLQLQKLDLSRNSIQGTPAAALFSLRNITYLNFASNMLSGSFPSHLSCGSELNFVDISNNKLTGRLPSCLVSGPNKKVVKYEGNCLSDNSLHQHPQTYCRVSKDANPEKKKSGRKNIGILAGVIGGICAVLVLLACCCVFLCRRSRETSEQHLLQKREDSVTKFPSAIITSGRFIYEATKLGTQGMPVHRVFTSEELKNATGNFNVSALIGEGCNGKVYKGRLENGTKVAIRCMSVSKKYTVRNLKLRLDLLAKLRHPHLACLLGNCIDDEVAHGSGANKVYLVYEFVPCGNYQAHLSETSEKMLKWSDRLAILIGVAKAVHFLHTGLIPGFFSNRLKTHNVLLNEHQMAKLSDYGLSIVTDETDKPEVKEDPQSRKMKNLDDDVYSFGYIILESIVGPSVSAKKESFMLNDMVSLESPEGQRQVVDPNVLATCSQESLSVAISITSKCISLNSSNRPSFEDILWNLQYAAQIQANADGDHRFETMEQP, encoded by the exons ATGATCACATTCATGAAGCTATGCAGATTGCTTGTTCTGCTGTGTTTTACTTGTAGTTTCTGTGTATTGAGAACTCATCAACAACTGCTATCTTCACAAAAACAAGTGCTTCTTCAGCTCAGGAAGCAGCTGGAGTATCCGAAAGAACTGGAGTTTTGGGCCAATAGTACCACAGATTTTTGTTACTCATCATCTGCTCAAGTGAACATTACTTGTCAGAACAATTTTGTAACTGAGATCAGAATAGAGGGTGATAAGTCAGACAAGGCAAGGCATTTTAATGGATTCGCGATACGAGATCAGACTCTATCAGGGAATTTTTCTATGGATTCTCTGGTTGCAACATTGGCTAGACTGAACAGCTTGAAAGTTCTCAGTCTGGTTTCTTTAGGCATTTGGGGTCTGCTTCCTGATAAAATTCATCGATTTTACGCTCTTGAGTACTTGGATTTGAGTTCCAATTTCCTCTTTGGTACCATTCCTTCGACTGTCCCTAGGCTTGTGATGCTCCAAACAATTATTCTAGATGGGAATTACTTCAATGGGACTTTTCCGAATTGGTCTGGTTCAAATTTAACCAGCCTGAGCATGATCAACAATGACATTTCTGGTAAATTGCCTGATTTGAGTACTTTAGCGAATCTTGAAACGATGAATTTGAGTAATAACAAGTTTGATTCAGAACTTCCAAGGTTGCCAAAGAGTTTAATTATGGTTTCATTGAGCAACAATTCTTTCTCTGGTGAGATTCCTAAGCAGTATAGCCAGCTCCTTCAACTTCAGAAACTTGATTTGTCACGCAATTCTATCCAAGGAACACCTGCTGCCGCCCTTTTTTCTCTACGCAACATCACCTACTTGAATTTTGCATCAAACATGTTGAGTGGATCATTTCCAAGTCACTTGAGCTGCGGGAGTGAGCTTAATTTTGTTGACATCTCCAACAACAAATTGACAGGTCGGTTGCCTTCGTGTTTAGTCTCTGGACCAAACAAGAAAGTTGTCAAGTATGAAGGGAATTGCCTATCGGATAATTCATTGCATCAACATCCACAAACTTATTGCAGAGTCAGCAAAGATGCTAACcctgagaaaaaaaaatctggAAGAAAGAATATCGGAATCCTAGCTGGTGTAATTGGAGGAATTTGTGCGGTTCTTGTGCTTCTAGCTTGTTGTTGCGTTTTTCTCTGTCGAAGGTCTAGAGAAACATCAGAGCAACATTTATTGCAAAAACGAGAGGACTCTGTCACAAAGTTCCCTTCAGCAATCATAACAAGTGGAA GGTTCATATACGAGGCAACGAAACTAGGCACTCAAGGGATGCCGGTACACAGAGTGTTTACTTCCGAAGAATTAAAGAATGCCACAGGCAACTTCAACGTGTCTGCCTTGATCGGTGAAGGTTGCAATGGCAAG GTTTACAAAGGAAGATTGGAGAATGGTACTAAAGTGGCAATACGATGTATGTCTGTCTCCAAGAAATATACAGTCCGAAATCTTAAGCTCAGATTGGATCTGCTTGCAAAGCTTCGCCATCCACACCTGGCTTGCCTTTTGGGGAACTGCATCGATGATGAAGTTGCACATGGTTCTGGAGCAAACAAAGTCTATCTTGTATATGAGTTTGTACCCTGTGGCAATTACCAGGCACATCTCTCTG AAACTTCAGAAAAGATGCTCAAATGGTCAGACAGACTGGCAATTCTAATTGGTGTAGCCAAGGCTGTTCACTTTCTGCATACTGGACTCATCCCCGGGTTCTTCAGCAATCGACTGAAAACACATAATGTCCTGTTGAATGAGCACCAAATGGCGAAGCTGAGTGATTACGGGCTGTCAATAGTAACAGACGAAACTGATAAACCTGAG GTAAAAGAGGATCCACAATCGcg AAAGATGAAGAACCTAGACGATGATGTTTACAGCTTTGGATATATAATACTTGAGTCGATTGTAGGACCTTCAGTTTCTGCAAAAAAGGAGTCGTTTATGCTGAATGACATG GTGTCATTGGAGAGCCCTGAGGGGCAGAGACAGGTCGTGGATCCAAATGTTCTAGCAACCTGCTCACAAGAATCCTTATCAGTTGCGATCTCGATTACCAGCAAGTGCATTTCTCTCAACTCCTCGAACCGTCCATCTTTCGAGGATATCCTCTGGAATTTACAGTATGCAGCTCAAATTCAGGCTAATGCTGATGGTGACCACAGATTTGAGACAATGGAACAACCATAA